The Microbacterium amylolyticum genome includes the window AGAGCGAACAAGCATGTTGTTGGCGCGAAGGGAGGAGAAGTTCTCCGACTCGACGGAGATCTGCGGCCAGATCGACACCATGAGCTCTACGCCGAGCTCGCATCTGTTCACCTCGTAGCCGACGATCTCGTGGTGTCCGGACGCCGTGCTCAGCTCGACGCGAATGTCCCCGTTGGACAGCGATGCGCCATCCTCTCGGATGACGATGCCGACGCCGTCGATGGACTTTTGCGTCATCGCGTAATCCCCTTCGGACGCGCATGTGATGGTGGGTTCATCGGGACGTTGAACCGGTTCGATCGAACCCAAAGCACACGGATTTCGCCTCCGCATGCCCCGTCCACCCACTCCGCGCAGAGATGACGTCGTCTTTCCCCGAAGGTGACAGCGTGATCCGCGAGTGCGTACGATTCAGAGCGGTGAGTGAAGACACCCCGACCGGGGCGATCACGGTCGTGAGCACCGCGCCTCCGTGTTCACGCTTCCCTGCTGAGAACTGTTCGGACAATATCGCGTCGTCACGCACCCGCACAACCCTGATGTTCCTCACCGCCACCGCAACCTGACTCACGAACGATTGCCCGGTTATGATCACCGCTTCCCATCTCATCAAGGCGTACGGCGAAACACGCGCTCTCGACGATGTCTCCCTCGACGTCGCTGAGGGAGACATCTTCGGCGTTGTCGGCACATCGGGCGCGGGGAAATCCACTCTGATTCGCACAATCAATGGTCTGGAATCCCCCGATTCTGGCACCGTCGACGTTGCGGGGACGCGCATCACAAACCTCTCCGGCGACGAACTTCGCGCAGCACGACACGGCATCGGCATGATCTTCCAGCACTTCAACCTGCTGTCGCGCCGCACCGTTGCCGGGAACGTTTCGCTGGCTCTGGAAGCCGTCGGGATGAACAAGGCGCGGCGAAACACCCGAATCCGCGAGATCCTCGATCTCGTGGGCCTCGCCGACCGGGCAGATCACTATCCCGCTCAGCTGTCGGGCGGACAGAAGCAGCGCGTGGGGATCGCCAGGGCGCTCGCGACGAACCCCCGGGTTCTCCTCAGCGATGAGGCAACGAGCGCTCTCGATCCGGAAACAACCGCGCAAATTCTCGGCCTCCTTAAACAGCTCAACCGCGAACTGGGCCTCACCATTCTCCTCATCACCCACGAGATGGACGTCGTCAAACAGATCTGCACATCGGCAGCGCTCATGCAGCATGGCCGCATCGTCGAGGGCGGGCGACTGCGGGACATTCTCCTGCGCCCGGGCTCCCTCATCGCGCGGCAGCTGTTTCCCCTCGGAGAGGCACCGAGGTCGCCCGGCACCACCGTGCTCGACTTGACGTTCACGGAGCTGACCGCGCAAGACCCCGTCATCGCGCGCCTCGCCCGCGAACAGGGGCTCGACGTTGGTCTGCTCGGAGCGGCAATCGAGACGATCGATGGCGAACAGACGGGACGCACACGCCTGGCTCTTCCGTCCGGTGCCAATGTGGATGCTGCCGTCGCCTCGCTACAACACCAAGGAATCGTCGTGGAGGTCGTCGCATGATCGACACATCGAGCCCGGACTTCTGGCCGACGCTTCTGGCGAATCTCTGGAAGGCGACGTACGAGACGCTCTACATGGTGGGTGTGACGATGATCGTCACGTTCATCGTCGGCCTCGCGCTTGGCGTTCTTCTCGTCACAACCGATCGCGGTGGCGTACTGCAGGCGCCGTTCGGACGGCGCGGACTCGGCCGGGGAATCAATGTTGCGCTCACGATCGTCGTCAACCTCACGCGATCGATTCCCTTCCTCATCCTGATGATCGCGCTGATCCCCTTCACGCGATTGCTCCTCGGCAGCGCATTCAGCACGACAGCGGCCATCGTCCCGCTGTCGATATGCGCGATTCCGTTCTTCGCCCGGCTCGCGGAGATCTCACTGCGCGAGGTCGACCCCGGCAAGGTGGAGGCCGCGGAGGCGCTCGGATCAACGCGCTGGGCGATTGTGTCGAAGGTGCTCATCGCCGAGGCGCTTCCCGGCATGATCCGCGGATTCGCCACGACAGTGGTCTCGATCATCAACTTCTCCGCGATCACCGGCACGATCGGCGCGGGAGGACTCGGCGATCTCGCTGTTCGCTACGGGTATCAGCGCTACAGCACGGAATACATCATCTGCGTCATCGTCGTTCTCGTTGTTCTGGTGCAGGCACTCCAGTCATTCGGTGAGTGGCTCGCGAAACGCCTCGACAGAGGTCGCAGCGCAGACCGCCCGGCCCCCGCTTCCGCCCGGCAGCCCGCCAGCTGACCCGCACTTTCACAGCACCCGAAAGGACACACCATGTCTCGCTTTACGCGCCCCACCATCGGTTTCGCCGCCGCCGCGGCCCTCTCGCTCACACTCGCTGGATGTGCCGGCGGTGAGGGCGACGATGAGAACACCCTCTCGGTCGGTGCCACTGCGATGCCCGCCGCTGAGCTGCTGCGTTTCGTCGCGGATGAGCTGGCGCCGGACGCC containing:
- a CDS encoding TIM-barrel domain-containing protein codes for the protein MTQKSIDGVGIVIREDGASLSNGDIRVELSTASGHHEIVGYEVNRCELGVELMVSIWPQISVESENFSSLRANNMLVRSDRGLDVQMSFQGPIVNLVRSAWAGSQRYGALAWSGDISSTWSDFARQITAGIHMGVAGIAWFTTDIGGFHGAT
- a CDS encoding methionine ABC transporter ATP-binding protein — translated: MITASHLIKAYGETRALDDVSLDVAEGDIFGVVGTSGAGKSTLIRTINGLESPDSGTVDVAGTRITNLSGDELRAARHGIGMIFQHFNLLSRRTVAGNVSLALEAVGMNKARRNTRIREILDLVGLADRADHYPAQLSGGQKQRVGIARALATNPRVLLSDEATSALDPETTAQILGLLKQLNRELGLTILLITHEMDVVKQICTSAALMQHGRIVEGGRLRDILLRPGSLIARQLFPLGEAPRSPGTTVLDLTFTELTAQDPVIARLAREQGLDVGLLGAAIETIDGEQTGRTRLALPSGANVDAAVASLQHQGIVVEVVA
- a CDS encoding methionine ABC transporter permease → MIDTSSPDFWPTLLANLWKATYETLYMVGVTMIVTFIVGLALGVLLVTTDRGGVLQAPFGRRGLGRGINVALTIVVNLTRSIPFLILMIALIPFTRLLLGSAFSTTAAIVPLSICAIPFFARLAEISLREVDPGKVEAAEALGSTRWAIVSKVLIAEALPGMIRGFATTVVSIINFSAITGTIGAGGLGDLAVRYGYQRYSTEYIICVIVVLVVLVQALQSFGEWLAKRLDRGRSADRPAPASARQPAS